In Hirundo rustica isolate bHirRus1 chromosome 2, bHirRus1.pri.v3, whole genome shotgun sequence, one genomic interval encodes:
- the ARL11 gene encoding ADP-ribosylation factor-like protein 11, with translation MGKLISKGWRKRDARVIMLGLDFAGKSTLLYKLKSGRAVETCPTVGFNVESLKTPCGISFTLWDVGGQESLRASWPNYLEDIDALIFVLDSADAARLAEATAELEEALSQPGMAGVPVLLLANKQDAPGALAPAELGEMLRLGRLAGHRWMLRGCSAHTGHGLQEVLAILGILLRGSEQSSLSQEQPITGLAERRQAPEQT, from the coding sequence ATGGGAAAGCTGATCTCCAAAGGCTGGCGGAAAAGAGATGCTCGAGTTATCATGCTGGGGCTCGACTTCGCTGGCAAATCCACGCTTCTGTACAAACTAAAGAGCGGCCGGGCTGTGGAGACCTGCCCCACGGTGGGATTCAACGTGGAGTCTCTGAAAACGCCCTGTGGCATATCCTTCACCCTCTGGGATGTCGGCGGACAAGAGAGCCTGCGGGCCAGCTGGCCGAACTACCTGGAGGACATCGACGCCCTCATCTTCGTGCTCGACAGCGCGGACGCGGCCCGGCTGGCCGAAGCGAcggcagagctggaggaggccCTGAGCCAGCCCGGCATGGCCGGAgtccctgtgctcctcctgGCCAACAAGCAGGACGCGCCGGGAGCGCTGGCGCCTGCCGAGCTGGGGGAGATGCTGCGGCTGGGGCGGCTGGCAGGGCACCGCTGGATGCTGCGGGGGTGCAGCGCCCACACTGGCCACGGCCTGCAGGAGGTCCTGGCCATCCTGGGAATACTGCTGCGGGGCTCGGAGCAgagctccctgtcccaggagcagCCCATCACGGGGCTGGCAGAGAGGAGGCAAGCTCCAGAGCAAACCTGA